The following are encoded in a window of Magnolia sinica isolate HGM2019 chromosome 11, MsV1, whole genome shotgun sequence genomic DNA:
- the LOC131218782 gene encoding kinesin-like protein KIN-8B isoform X1 — protein sequence MPSIRAPASKQTATLLVAVKCRQLTEVEGRRRRNIIQVTDDKGITVLDPDREKDYLNRIQNRTKERRYLFDHAFGPECTNMDVYRKSISSTIAGVIQGLNATVFAYGSTGSGKTYTMVGTHDDPGLMVLSLHTIFDLIKKDDSSDDFEVTCSYLEVYNEVIYDLLEKSSGHLELREDPEQGIIVAGLRCIKVHSADRILELLNLGNSRRKTESTEANKTSSRSHAVLEITVKRKRRNQYRGQVLRGKLALVDLAGSERASETNSGGQKLRDGANINRSLLALANCINALGKQQKKGLAYVPYRNSKLTRILKDGLSGNSQTIMVATISPADNQYHHTVNTLKYADRAKEIKTHIQKNIGTVDTHVADYQRMIDNLQIEVCRLRKELAEKESQLSVKPAEKAADDELSWLNVLSHETNENVQERINLQKALFELEETSLRNRIELQHLDDAIAKQQAIKKDEAALQSLRSRRQVILDNIRDNDETEDSYQQEIELNEKQRCQLQDMIEEAISNNGNRTYLRILSQYRLLGMANTELQFEMAIRDQVINNQREAQRNLWNLIMGLGLDQKQIMELAAKQGIIIEDWTMPNGVALSPKQSPIRANGKFSPFWSHPGINEQSYASTACVFQHRQDFSSMACFNGQWDGRTVCRQEHHSSYYLMSHDHSPSAYLGMRKGSEPGAGGKPVPCFYTPEKGAQDACRSYPEVRPQSYPWSEETHLSTPSFRDDLGQRQKDAWHTNMQQLPGVMPVTGSSHSSCKEIARHSGVARPLFANSTELTKGMPNSPNFFHNTLSGCPDLSKLQLSRAFSSLTPEYKGHPSNFV from the exons ATGCCAAGCATTAGAGCACCAGCTTCGAAACAAACTGCAACCCTCTTG GTAGCTGTGAAATGCAGGCAATTGACCGAGGTAGAAGGACGAAGAAGGCGCAATATTATTCAAGTTACTGATGATAAG GGCATCACAGTTTTGGATCCCGACCGAGAAAAGGATTACCTCAACCGCATCCAAAATCGGACCAAAGAACGAAGATATTTATTTGATCATGCATTCGGACCTGAATGTACAAATATG GATGTCTACAGGAAGAGCATTTCTTCTACCATTGCTGGAGTCATTCAAGGTCTCAATGCTACTGTATTTGCATATGGTTCAACTGGAAG TGGTAAAACATACACAATGGTCGGAACCCATGATGATCCTGGACTTATGGTTCTCAGCTTACATAcaatttttgaccttatcaagaaGGATGATAGCTCGGACGACTTTGAAGTCACTTGTTCCTACCTTGAAGTCTACAATGAA GTTATATACGACTTGCTTGAAAAATCGTCTGGGCATTTAGAGCTTAGAGAGGATCCTGAGCAAGGAATAATTGTAGCTGGCCTCAGATGTATTAAG GTCCACTCAGCCGATAGGATTCTTGAACTCTTGAATTTGGGAAACAGCAGGCGCAAAACAGAAAGCACAGAGGCAAATAAAACATCTTCACG ATCACATGCTGTTTTGGAGATCACtgtgaaaaggaaaagaagaaaccaGTATCGTGGTCAAGTTCTCCGTGGAAAACTCGCACTAGTAGATCTTGCTGGCAG TGAAAGAGCTTCTGAAACAAACAGCGGAGGCCAAAAGCTTAGAGATGGAGCCAATATTAATCGGTCACTTCTTGCTTTGGCAAACTGCATCAATGCTCTGGGAAAGCAACAGAAGAAGGGTCTTGCATATGTCCCTTACCGCAATAG CAAGCTTACACGGATTCTTAAGGATGGTCTGAGTGGTAATTCTCAAACAATCATGGTAGCTACAATATCGCCTGCAGACAATCAGTACCACCACACTGTTAATACCTTGAAGTATGCTGATCGAGCAAAGGAGATCAAGACACACATTCAG AAAAATATTGGCACTGTTGATACCCATGTTGCAGATTACCAACGGATGATTGACAATCTTCAG ATAGAAGTTTGCCGATTGAGGAAGGAGCTAGCAGAGAAGGAATCACAATTAAGTGTAAAGCCTGCTGAAAAAGCAGCGGATGATGAGCTGTCTTGGTTGAATGTTTTGAGCCATGAAACCAATGAAAATGTTCAGGAACGCATAAACCTACAAAAGGCATTGTTTGAGCTTGAGGAAACTAGCCTTCGTAACCGAATTGAGCTCCAACATCTAGATGATGCCATTGCCAAGCAACAG GCGATTAAAAAGGATGAAGCAGCTCTGCAGTCTTTAAGATCAAGGAGGCAGGTTATTCTTGATAACATCCGTGACAATGATGAGACTGAGGATAGTTACCAGCAG GAGATAGAACTAAACGAGAAGCAGCGGTGCCAACTTCAAGATATGATTGAAGAAGCCATAAGTAACAATGGTAATAGAACCTACTTGCGCATTCTCAGTCAATACAGGCTTCTG GGAATGGCtaatactgaacttcagtttgaAATGGCGATACGTGATCAAGTCATAAACAATCAAAGAGAAGCCCAGCGGAACCTGTGGAACTTGATCATGGGATTAGGACTTGATCAGAAACAGATAATGGAGCTAGCTGCCAAACAAGGAATAATAATCGAAGACTGGACTATGCCCAATGGTGTGGCCCTCAGTCCAAAGCAGTCACCAATTCGGGCTAATGGCAAATTCTCACCATTCTGGTCTCATCCAGGCATCAATGAACAGTCATATGCGTCAACAGCTTGTGTTTTCCAGCATCGCCAAGATTTCAGTTCCATGGCTTGTTTCAATGGTCAATGGGATGGTCGCACCGTATGCAGGCAGGAGCACCATAGTTCCTACTACTTGATGTCTCATGACCACTCTCCGTCAGCCTATCTCGGTATGAGGAAGGGAAGTGAGCCTGGGGCGGGTGGAAAACCAGTTCCATGCTTCTACACGCCTGAAAAAGGGGCTCAAGATGCATGCCGTTCGTATCCGGAGGTGAGGCCTCAGTCTTACCCATGGAGTGAAGAAACCCACCTTTCTACGCCTTCTTTCCGTGATGATTTAGGCCAGCGGCAGAAG GATGCATGGCATACAAATATGCAGCAGCTGCCAGGGGTCATGCCTGTCACCGGCAGCAGCCACAGTTCATGCAAGGAGATTGCAAGGCATAGTGGTGTGGCCCGACCTTTGTTTGCTAACTCTACAGAGCTCACCAAAGGTATGCCTAATTCCCCTAATTTTTTCCATAATACACTGTCGGGCTGTCCAGATCTGTCTAAGTTGCAGTTGTCAAGGGCTTTCAGTTCCCTTACTCCTGAATACAAGGGTCACCCCTCCAATTTTGTATAG
- the LOC131218782 gene encoding kinesin-like protein KIN-8B isoform X2, producing the protein MPSIRAPASKQTATLLVAVKCRQLTEVEGRRRRNIIQVTDDKGITVLDPDREKDYLNRIQNRTKERRYLFDHAFGPECTNMDVYRKSISSTIAGVIQGLNATVFAYGSTGSGKTYTMVGTHDDPGLMVLSLHTIFDLIKKDDSSDDFEVTCSYLEVYNEVIYDLLEKSSGHLELREDPEQGIIVAGLRCIKVHSADRILELLNLGNSRRKTESTEANKTSSRSHAVLEITVKRKRRNQYRGQVLRGKLALVDLAGSERASETNSGGQKLRDGANINRSLLALANCINALGKQQKKGLAYVPYRNSKLTRILKDGLSGNSQTIMVATISPADNQYHHTVNTLKYADRAKEIKTHIQKNIGTVDTHVADYQRMIDNLQIEVCRLRKELAEKESQLSVKPAEKAADDELSWLNVLSHETNENVQERINLQKALFELEETSLRNRIELQHLDDAIAKQQAIKKDEAALQSLRSRRQVILDNIRDNDETEDSYQQEIELNEKQRCQLQDMIEEAISNNGNRTYLRILSQYRLLGMANTELQFEMAIRDQVINNQREAQRNLWNLIMGLGLDQKQIMELAAKQGIIIEDWTMPNGVALSPKQSPIRANGKFSPFWSHPGINEQSYASTACVFQHRQDFSSMACFNGQWDGRTVCRQEHHSSYYLMSHDHSPSAYLGMRKGSEPGAGGKPVPCFYTPEKGAQDACRSYPEVRPQSYPWSEETHLSTPSFRDDLGQRQKIFSHADFL; encoded by the exons ATGCCAAGCATTAGAGCACCAGCTTCGAAACAAACTGCAACCCTCTTG GTAGCTGTGAAATGCAGGCAATTGACCGAGGTAGAAGGACGAAGAAGGCGCAATATTATTCAAGTTACTGATGATAAG GGCATCACAGTTTTGGATCCCGACCGAGAAAAGGATTACCTCAACCGCATCCAAAATCGGACCAAAGAACGAAGATATTTATTTGATCATGCATTCGGACCTGAATGTACAAATATG GATGTCTACAGGAAGAGCATTTCTTCTACCATTGCTGGAGTCATTCAAGGTCTCAATGCTACTGTATTTGCATATGGTTCAACTGGAAG TGGTAAAACATACACAATGGTCGGAACCCATGATGATCCTGGACTTATGGTTCTCAGCTTACATAcaatttttgaccttatcaagaaGGATGATAGCTCGGACGACTTTGAAGTCACTTGTTCCTACCTTGAAGTCTACAATGAA GTTATATACGACTTGCTTGAAAAATCGTCTGGGCATTTAGAGCTTAGAGAGGATCCTGAGCAAGGAATAATTGTAGCTGGCCTCAGATGTATTAAG GTCCACTCAGCCGATAGGATTCTTGAACTCTTGAATTTGGGAAACAGCAGGCGCAAAACAGAAAGCACAGAGGCAAATAAAACATCTTCACG ATCACATGCTGTTTTGGAGATCACtgtgaaaaggaaaagaagaaaccaGTATCGTGGTCAAGTTCTCCGTGGAAAACTCGCACTAGTAGATCTTGCTGGCAG TGAAAGAGCTTCTGAAACAAACAGCGGAGGCCAAAAGCTTAGAGATGGAGCCAATATTAATCGGTCACTTCTTGCTTTGGCAAACTGCATCAATGCTCTGGGAAAGCAACAGAAGAAGGGTCTTGCATATGTCCCTTACCGCAATAG CAAGCTTACACGGATTCTTAAGGATGGTCTGAGTGGTAATTCTCAAACAATCATGGTAGCTACAATATCGCCTGCAGACAATCAGTACCACCACACTGTTAATACCTTGAAGTATGCTGATCGAGCAAAGGAGATCAAGACACACATTCAG AAAAATATTGGCACTGTTGATACCCATGTTGCAGATTACCAACGGATGATTGACAATCTTCAG ATAGAAGTTTGCCGATTGAGGAAGGAGCTAGCAGAGAAGGAATCACAATTAAGTGTAAAGCCTGCTGAAAAAGCAGCGGATGATGAGCTGTCTTGGTTGAATGTTTTGAGCCATGAAACCAATGAAAATGTTCAGGAACGCATAAACCTACAAAAGGCATTGTTTGAGCTTGAGGAAACTAGCCTTCGTAACCGAATTGAGCTCCAACATCTAGATGATGCCATTGCCAAGCAACAG GCGATTAAAAAGGATGAAGCAGCTCTGCAGTCTTTAAGATCAAGGAGGCAGGTTATTCTTGATAACATCCGTGACAATGATGAGACTGAGGATAGTTACCAGCAG GAGATAGAACTAAACGAGAAGCAGCGGTGCCAACTTCAAGATATGATTGAAGAAGCCATAAGTAACAATGGTAATAGAACCTACTTGCGCATTCTCAGTCAATACAGGCTTCTG GGAATGGCtaatactgaacttcagtttgaAATGGCGATACGTGATCAAGTCATAAACAATCAAAGAGAAGCCCAGCGGAACCTGTGGAACTTGATCATGGGATTAGGACTTGATCAGAAACAGATAATGGAGCTAGCTGCCAAACAAGGAATAATAATCGAAGACTGGACTATGCCCAATGGTGTGGCCCTCAGTCCAAAGCAGTCACCAATTCGGGCTAATGGCAAATTCTCACCATTCTGGTCTCATCCAGGCATCAATGAACAGTCATATGCGTCAACAGCTTGTGTTTTCCAGCATCGCCAAGATTTCAGTTCCATGGCTTGTTTCAATGGTCAATGGGATGGTCGCACCGTATGCAGGCAGGAGCACCATAGTTCCTACTACTTGATGTCTCATGACCACTCTCCGTCAGCCTATCTCGGTATGAGGAAGGGAAGTGAGCCTGGGGCGGGTGGAAAACCAGTTCCATGCTTCTACACGCCTGAAAAAGGGGCTCAAGATGCATGCCGTTCGTATCCGGAGGTGAGGCCTCAGTCTTACCCATGGAGTGAAGAAACCCACCTTTCTACGCCTTCTTTCCGTGATGATTTAGGCCAGCGGCAGAAG atcttCAGCCATGCAGATTTCTTATGA